Genomic DNA from Deinococcus aetherius:
CCACGGCGCTCGACCGCCTGCTGGAGGGAAACGACACCACGCCCCCTCAGGTTGAGGAGTCGGTCCACCAGGAGCAGGCCGGGGAGTCTCACCTGACCCTCCTGCTGGCGGCCGACACGACCATACAGCCGGGTGAGGTCACCGACTATCTGGGGACCGACTTCGACCCTGATCTCCACGCCCTGCTGCTGGCCTGTCTGGCCCACGCGCATGGGCGGGTCGTCGTGCTACGGGTGCCGGGCACGTCGGCCTGGCCCCTGGAGACGGCCCCGACTGAACGCCGTTACCCCACCCTGGCGCGCGAGGATGCGCGGGCGCTGGTGTGCACGGGTGGCTGGCCGGATGAGGACGGCGAGCGGCTGACCGCCGAGTGGACGGTCGGCGGGGCAGGCGCCGTCCTGCGAGCGTTGGGGCCCGACGGCGAGGTAAGGTTCGAGAGCCTAGTGCTGGAGCGTGGACCATTCGAAGGCCTGTCACTCCCCAATCCTTGGGAGGCAGAGGGGAGGAGGCGCGGATACCGGGGATTATTCAGTAGGTCGTAGGCGAGCGGCCTTTTCCTCCTTATTACACGATTTGTCTCCCAGGGAAGGAAGTCTAAAAGTATGCTAGGCTGGGGTCGGTACCCCACCTTGCCCGCACTGGGGCCTAACGGGGCGCGTGACCGCCACTTGCACAGTGAGCAGCCGCAGAAGTGAGTAGGACAATACCAGTGCTGTTAATTACTTCTGCGCTAGGAATCACATGAGTGCATTTGTCATGGTCGCACGTCCCCTTGCTGCGTCTCTTCGACCCCTGCTTGCTGCAAGAAGGATTTCTTTATCTCACGGGCAAGCCCTTGAAATTACAGCGCGGCTATATGGCTACCGTGAGTACCGGGTAGCTCTGGCACGAGAAGAGGGAGGCGAACGACGCATTATTAGCGCTACCTTTGGCAAAGGTAGCTATGCTACACGTGCGAAATCCGTCCTTCAGGAACTACACGCCGCTCTCGCTCTATCTCCCACCTCACCGCAGGAGAGCGACTCGCTGGCATCGGCCGTCTTGGTTGTTCACGACATGCATGTTGCTGAACGACTACAGGCAGTTGACGTTTTGCAGCGTCTTGCACACTCCAGCGCGTCAGTTGTAATCCTAGGAGAGGACATATCTGTGACCTCTGCCCTATTACGTACATTGACCCGGATGAGAGCTGAGTTTGTGGGAGCTGCCCTTGGTGTCATTGATCACGACAACACTATGCTTGGTGGTCTGCGTGGTACGTATGCCACACCTATAAGTGGGCGGCACTTCGTACGAAGGGATTTTCTCGATGAGATTAGACAAGCCACACGTAACCATTCATGTGAACACATTGCAGGCGTAGACCTTACACGCAACTGGGATGGGCAACAGGCTGGCGAGTGGAGAATGGCGCTTGCCAAGGCTTCAAGCCTGCTCACCTCTGCCCATCACGAACCTGCTTGGCGCGCCCACACTCACCTACATTTACCGATCACTTTAGCATTAGCTGACGATCACGTGTATTCGATTTAAATACAAAACCGTCTCCACCCTACAACTGACGACTGTACGAATTTTACCTTTTGAAAATCAAGTGAGGCATTTGTCGCTTGATTTAAAATTTACACTGTTAGTGCAGTGCTAGGGTTTCCGCAGACAGTTCAAAAGATAAATGCTTTTCTACATAGCATCCCTGATGGATAGACATGCCTTGAAATTTATCCTTACAGCAGCGCCCGCGTCCCGTGCAGGGGCTCAACGTCCTGCACTTCCAGCCGGGAAAAGCGGCGCTGCGCTCCTTGACGACGCTGCAACACACCCCAGGTGTCGAGGTAGTTTCCCTTGCCCTGCCCGGCGAGCACGACCGCCAGCTCCCCGTAGGCGGCCAGTTCCAGTGGCACCAGCTGAGTCTCCGTCCCCTCCGCCCGCTTCGGCGTGAGCCCCAGTCGAATGTTCGTCACCGGCACTTCGTTCTCCAGGCGCTGGGCCTGCGGTGGGGTAATCAACACCCCCCGCGCCCGGACCCGCCAACGGGCACGAAGCAGCCGCGCGGCCCCGCCGCCGTCCAGTTCCAGGCGGACGTGCTCGCTGGGCAGGCGCGCCGCATCCTGAACCACGATGACGATCTCACCCTCATACGCGGCCAGCACGCCCGTTCCGCTGATCGCCTCGCCCGCGCCCAGCGTCCCCAGCCGTCCTGCCAGACGACCCGCGGCAACACAGGGCTGGTAAAAGACCGTCCGGATCGACGTCCCGTCCTCCCGAGACCGCTCGAACTCTCCGGCCAGGGTGAACGTGGCGAACTGGCCGCCGGGTTTCAGGACGCCCGGACGCGCGAGCGCAGCGGTGAACTCGGCGGAGGTGCCGTGGGTCAGCGTCAGCATGGTGCCATCCTGGGGGGAGGTCAGGTTGGAAGGCACGAAGTCCAACCTGACCCGGCGGCACACTGGCCCCATGCGACGACGACTTCTCTCCCTCACGCTGGGGGCGCTGCTCACCCTGGCCCTTCCCGCCCGGGCCGTCTCCCAGCCCGCCCTGGCCCTGCAGCACCTGCCCGTCGTGTATCAGGGCTGGAACGACTGCGGCCCGGCGAGCATCGCGATGGTGCTGGCGTATTACGACTTCACCGTCCCGGTGCAGACCATCAGCCGGGCCACCAAACCGTCCCCGGGCAGCTACATGCAGGTGGAGGCCATCGAGCACTTTGTCGGCCGCTACGGCCTGCGGGCCGTGCAGATCCGAGGCAGCCAGATTCCCTTGCTCAAGAATCTGATCGCGCTGGGTGTGCCCAGCATCGTCTTGCAGTACTCCCAGGAAGTCGGCAAGGTGCCGCATTTCCGCGTGATCCGTGGGTTTGACGACCGCTGGAGTGAACCCCATCGAGCGGACCGCGGGGCAAGTCAGGTCTGGGCGGCAGTGTAACGGGCGGCGAACTCGGCAGGTGGGACGTACCCCAGGCTGGAGTGCAGTCGGCGGCGGTTGTACAGGTCCGCAATACAGCAGTCAATGTGCCGCCGGGCATCGTCCAGATCGACGTACTCTTGCAGATCGACCTCCTCGGTCTTGAGGGTCTTATAGAAGCTCTCCATCTTGGCGTTGTCATACGGGTTCCCCGTTCTGGACATGCTCGGTGTGATATCCGCGGACCGCAGGCGGTCCACGTACACCCGGCTGGCGTAGTGGGCAGATTCAAGCGGTCGTCGCAACAGCAGCATGAATGGCGTGCAGCGCGTGTTCAAAGGCCTCCTGGGGCGTTCGCCAGCCAAGTACCCGACGAGGTCGGGCGTTCAGGGTGGCGGCTACGGCGGCAAGGTCGTCCGCGCTGTGGACGCTCAAGTCCGTGCCCTTTGGGAAATACTGACGCAACAGTCCGTTCGTGTTCTCGTTCGTGCCCCGCTGCCACGGGCTCTGCGGCTCGCAGAAATAGACGGCAACCCCGGTTTCGCCACGCAACCTCGCGTGCTGGCTCATCTCGGCACCCTGATCCCACGTCAGCGACCGACGGAGCTGCTCCGGCAGGGGAGTGAGTGCGCTCTTCAGCGCGTCACGCACCGATTCGGCGCCGTGTCCGGCCAACGCCGGGCCATTCTTGACGCGAACTTCCACGCCGTGGCTAGGCAGGCGGGGCAGATGCAGCAACAACGTGCATCGTGTCGAGCGCTCCACCAGCGTCCCGATGGCGGAGCTGCCCAGGCCAAGAATGAGGTCGCCTTCCCAGTGGCCCGCCACCGTCCGATCCGCCGCTTCTCCTGGACGCTCTTTGAGCATGACTTCGGGGGTGACGAACGCCTTGGCCTGTCGGGCGCGTCGCGCCCGAGGAACACGGAGTGGCCGACCGGTCCGCAGACAGGTGACCAGCTCACGGCGCAGCCCACCCCGCCCTTCGATGTACAGCGCCTGATAAATGGCTTCGTGGCTGATCCGCATGGTGTGGTCGTCCGGGAAGTCGAGCCGCAATCGGCGGGCGATCTGCTGTGGACTCCACGCACTG
This window encodes:
- a CDS encoding single-stranded DNA-binding protein — its product is MLTLTHGTSAEFTAALARPGVLKPGGQFATFTLAGEFERSREDGTSIRTVFYQPCVAAGRLAGRLGTLGAGEAISGTGVLAAYEGEIVIVVQDAARLPSEHVRLELDGGGAARLLRARWRVRARGVLITPPQAQRLENEVPVTNIRLGLTPKRAEGTETQLVPLELAAYGELAVVLAGQGKGNYLDTWGVLQRRQGAQRRFSRLEVQDVEPLHGTRALL
- a CDS encoding integrase core domain-containing protein; the protein is MLLLRRPLESAHYASRVYVDRLRSADITPSMSRTGNPYDNAKMESFYKTLKTEEVDLQEYVDLDDARRHIDCCIADLYNRRRLHSSLGYVPPAEFAARYTAAQT
- a CDS encoding IS30 family transposase, with protein sequence MGTGKRKSDAAGRRKLHSPGRPSVARREHQRQFWVLIAAGQASEDAATAVGVSPAVGARWFREAGGMPPTTLAPWNAAPSGRYLSFAQREEIALGRAQGHGVREIARHLGWAPSTISRELRRNAATRGGGLEYRATTAQWHAERSARRPKPAKLVTNVALRTYVQDRLAGQITAPSGVSIPGPIVAFKGRRHGRRQSRRWASAWSPQQIARRLRLDFPDDHTMRISHEAIYQALYIEGRGGLRRELVTCLRTGRPLRVPRARRARQAKAFVTPEVMLKERPGEAADRTVAGHWEGDLILGLGSSAIGTLVERSTRCTLLLHLPRLPSHGVEVRVKNGPALAGHGAESVRDALKSALTPLPEQLRRSLTWDQGAEMSQHARLRGETGVAVYFCEPQSPWQRGTNENTNGLLRQYFPKGTDLSVHSADDLAAVAATLNARPRRVLGWRTPQEAFEHALHAIHAAVATTA
- a CDS encoding C39 family peptidase — protein: MRRRLLSLTLGALLTLALPARAVSQPALALQHLPVVYQGWNDCGPASIAMVLAYYDFTVPVQTISRATKPSPGSYMQVEAIEHFVGRYGLRAVQIRGSQIPLLKNLIALGVPSIVLQYSQEVGKVPHFRVIRGFDDRWSEPHRADRGASQVWAAV